TTATTTGCGGATTATATGGGGGTTGAAAACCTGGGTATGGGAGTCGACTCTTCCTTCTTACAATCAGTTCGCAAGGACACGAATCGCCTATTTCAGGAAAAATACGCAAACCTGCCCTATATTCTGGGAGAATGATCTCCAAAAACCAAACCGAGGAAACGATGAAATACCTTCCCCAACAAGATCCCGAAATTTTCCGAGCTTTGAAAGCAGAGGACCAAAGACAGGACGAGAACCTGGAAATGATCGCCTCCGAGAACTTCGTGTCCCAAGCGGTTTTGGAGGCTTACGGCTCCACTCTCACGAATAAGTATGCGGAAGGTTATCCTGGCAAAAGATATTATAATGGCTGTGTGAACGCGGATGCGGTCGAATCCTTAGCGATCGAAAGAGCTAAAAAAATCTTTAGCGCAGAATACGCAAACGTGCAACCCCACTCCGGAGCTCAGGCAAACATGGCGGTCTTCTTGGCTTGCATGGAACCTGGTGATTCTTTCTTAGGAATGAACCTGGCTCATGGAGGTCACTTAACCCACGGCTCTCCAGTAAACATCAGCGGAAGATATTATAAACCAATCCCGTACGGTGTGGATCCTAAAACCGAAACCATCGATTATTCCGCTCTTGCAGCGCTTGCAAAAGAACATAAACCGAAACTGATCGTTGCAGGTGCTTCTGCCTATTCTAGGACAATCGATTTCGATAAATTTGCTGAGATCGCCAAAAGCGTGGGCGCAAAACTCATGGCGGACATCGCTCATATATCCGGTCTAGTAGCAACAGGATATCATCCTTCTCCTATTCCTAGTTTCGACTATGTTACTACTACCACTCATAAGACCCTAAGAGGTCCGAGAGGTGGATTAATTCTTTCTAAATTAGAAAATGAGAAAATACTAAATTCTAGAGTTTTCCCTGGGATCCAAGGCGGACCCTTAATGCACGTGATCGCAGCCAAAGCAGTGGCTTTCGGTGAGGCATTGTCTCCGGATTACAAGAAATACATAGAAACAGTTCTCGCAAACGCAAAGACTCTCGCAGAAGTATTCGTGAAGAGAGGATTCAGAGTGGTGAGCGGTGGCACAGACAATCACCTGGTACTATTGGATGTTTCCGTAAAAGGTCTCACCGGTGCTAAGGCTGCCGATGGGTTGGACGAAGTGGGAGTAACAGTGAACAAAAACGCGATCCCATTCGATCAAAATCCTCCTGCAGTCGCTTCCGGGATCCGCTTAGGAACTCCTGCGCTAACTACTAGAGGTTTAAAGCCTGCTGATATCGAAAAAGTAGGAAACCTGATCTGCGATTTCTTGGACAATCCTGATGATGAGAAAACCAAGGAGAAAGTTCGTAACGGAGTGAAGGAAATTACTCAACAATTTCCGATGAATAGCTTCCGCTTAGACTGAGATCCGATATCTCTCCGGTCGAAAGACCGGAGAACCATTCCTCACCGCGAGAAACCTCTTGACGGTTCTTTTATAGAATTTATTATTTTTCGCATGTTTCTCCTAGGCCAGGACACTGGCGGCCCCATCCTGATTTGGCCCGAATTCTCTTGGAGTTCTGTAGCCAAAGGGACTATCTTCCTTGTAGCAGTATTATTGACAGCCTATTTCGTCCAACGTCACTTACGTCGAAAGAATTCTCTTTCGAAAGAGTATAAAACGAGGATATTAACCAAGCTACAATTACACAAATTCCATTCCAAAGATATACCTCTCTTTCATTCCTTTTTAGATCAGGTGTCGGATACAGATCTGAAGAGATTAGCGGAAGATCCAGCTTGGTATAGAAGGTATTTTCTTCCTGAATTTTTGCAGTTCTTAGCTGAACAAAGCAATCGCCCTGCTTGGAAAGATATTCTGACCATTCATACCTTGGATCATTTGATTGAAGATCACCAAGGACATCCGAAAAAATTTATCACAGCAATCCTAAAGACCGATTCTGAAGAGATCTTTCCCGCACTCATAAAGACACAAGAGTTGGATGCGAGCTCTGTTCAGAAAGAATTCAAGGCAGTAATTTATACGAAAAAAGGAAACTCCTCCTTCTCCCTTTCCAGATACGGTAAGATACAAGTACTAATTCCTAACGAAAGCAAGAGATGGTTCCGTTCAGAAGCGATCCTAATCTCCCAAGAAGGCACAAGCCTGATCCTACAGCTCCAAACTTCTCCGGAATTAGACCCTAAAATAGACGAGCAATGGACGGATACAACCAAAGCAGATTCAATATTCAAGGATCCGGCGGTTCCAGAAGAATATAAGAACAGTTTATTGCAAATCCTCGAGTATTCAGGATTAAACACAAGCCACCAGGGAGAGATCGTTCGTCTAGTCGGAATATTTAAGGAACATCCAGGCTTACTTCGCAGACAACACAAAGAAGAAGATTATAAAATTCTAATTCATCTCTACAAGGCCTGCTTCATTAAATTTCGCGCTCATAGGGCAAGTGTTCCGAAACCTGTTCTTCTTTTTTTGCATTATTTCTATTTGGACGAGGAACTTTTTCCCACCAAACGGATCAAGGAATTAGAAAACGCTATCAGCAATTTCCAAACCTCTATCTCGGATCTTCAATATGCAGAAGCAAAACTTTCGATCCATCTTCTTCCTGACTGGTTGAATCTGATCTTAGCAGGCAAGAAAAAACCTTCTAAGAACCAATTAGGGCAAAGCTACGAACAGGTAAAAAAATCGGAACTTCGCTGGAACCAAACTCTTGAAGAAGAGAATCTACAGAGCAAAGAATATCTTTCTCATATTCTGGATTGGGAATTGGAAAATCTGCTCTCTCACGGACTTACGGGAATTTCCTTGAGTCCGAACTTATCCTATCCGATCTCAGCAGAAGATCAATTCTATGGACTCACTGAGGATAATCTTGCTTTTCCAAATAATATTATAACACAAGCGGAGAAGGTGCTCAAAACGGATCCAGGTCTTTTCATAAGACAGCTCAATGATTCACCTTCTTCTAACCAAAGCCCGGACAATTCTTCAAAGAGAGAAATGTATGCGGACTGTATTCTACTTCCTTATGCAGGAAATCGAGGAATCCTCTGGCAGGATTCTGTAGAAGATAATCTATCGTATTGCAGGATCCTATTTCCTATGATCTTAGGAGAGAAGTTGACCTTAATCGTTACGAAAGTCTTAGGTGAGTTCCGTTGGGAAACAGAAAGGAGCTTAAGAGGTCATAAGTGGAAGGAATCAATTCCTGCCTCGATCACTTCTGAGTATTTCAACTATATAGAGAACTTTCGAAGAAACCCTCATCTAACCGTCGAGGCAAAGAAAAGAGTGGATCAGCAGTGGACAAAAACTGGAAAGAATATCAAGGATATGTTCAGCATTGATTATGCAAATTGGATCCTCTTAGAAGCGGAAGGAAAACCCAGGCTGAATCGGATAGCAAGAGAGATATTGAACCGTTTTGTGCCGATCCAAATAAAGCCTTCCCCTTAATCCATCTCCTCTCGGATCTGGCACGTACAGGCTTTCGCAAGAAAGCCTGTATTAAGAAATTTTAAATTACTCCCCTGAGCTCCAATAGAATCAGAACTACCGCAGAAATAAATCCTACAAGAAAGCAGCGATAACTCCAGCGTAGATACTTGTATTTTCTAAAATACAAAGCCTTGCCCATCTGATAGAGATCTCGAGTCAATGCCTCATAGACAAAAGGATCTTGGTTCACAATAGCTTCCATCTGCTTCATAAAATCCGGTTCCGTGCCGGTTGCGAAATTTCCAAAGAAGAGAGGATTTGAACTGCCGTTCTTTTTCTGTTTGATCGTTGGCATGACAGCAAAGATGGCAAGTGTTGCTGCGACTACTATGAATACCATAAGAGTCATGAGCCCGACTCT
The Leptospira semungkisensis DNA segment above includes these coding regions:
- the glyA gene encoding serine hydroxymethyltransferase — translated: MKYLPQQDPEIFRALKAEDQRQDENLEMIASENFVSQAVLEAYGSTLTNKYAEGYPGKRYYNGCVNADAVESLAIERAKKIFSAEYANVQPHSGAQANMAVFLACMEPGDSFLGMNLAHGGHLTHGSPVNISGRYYKPIPYGVDPKTETIDYSALAALAKEHKPKLIVAGASAYSRTIDFDKFAEIAKSVGAKLMADIAHISGLVATGYHPSPIPSFDYVTTTTHKTLRGPRGGLILSKLENEKILNSRVFPGIQGGPLMHVIAAKAVAFGEALSPDYKKYIETVLANAKTLAEVFVKRGFRVVSGGTDNHLVLLDVSVKGLTGAKAADGLDEVGVTVNKNAIPFDQNPPAVASGIRLGTPALTTRGLKPADIEKVGNLICDFLDNPDDEKTKEKVRNGVKEITQQFPMNSFRLD
- a CDS encoding Pycsar system effector family protein, whose product is MSNYVLSEIIDRNHWTKMESDYFKNVHARSSVDYLFRTVHQHHSQLSMMADQKANILIAASFVILSLSLGYVQKPTYRVGLMTLMVFIVVAATLAIFAVMPTIKQKKNGSSNPLFFGNFATGTEPDFMKQMEAIVNQDPFVYEALTRDLYQMGKALYFRKYKYLRWSYRCFLVGFISAVVLILLELRGVI